From Pseudomonas vanderleydeniana, the proteins below share one genomic window:
- a CDS encoding ABC transporter substrate-binding protein, which translates to MRFAALPLLLVPFFGPLAHAATSLSVCTEASPEGFDVVQYNSLTTTNASADVLMNRLVDFDAASGKLVPSLADSWTVSDDGLTYDFKLHPGVKFHRTDYFKPTRDLSAADVRFSFERMLDPANPWHRIAQSGFPHAQSLQLPALIKRIEATDPLTVRFTLDHPDSTFLATLSMGFASIYSAEYADKLMAANTPEKLNSQPIGTGPFVFGRFQKDAVIRYSANPDYFAGKPAVDTLVFAITPDANVRLQKLRRNECQVALSPKPLDVDSASRDPALKVEKTAAFMTAFLAINSQHPPLDKPEVRQAINLAFDKTSYLKAVFEDTAEAANGPYPPNTWSYARELPGYAHDPEKAKALLAKAGLKNGFQTTIWTRPSGSLLNPNPSLGAQLLQADLAEVGIQAEIRVIEWGELIRRAKAGEHDLLFMGWAGDNGDPDNFLTPQFSCAAVKSGTNFARYCDANLDKLISAGKTTSEQGVRSKLYQQAQAQIQQQALWLPLAHPTAFALVRKDVHGYQVSPFGRQDFAKVSVKP; encoded by the coding sequence ATGCGCTTCGCTGCCCTACCGCTATTGCTCGTCCCGTTTTTCGGCCCGCTGGCCCATGCCGCGACCTCGCTGAGCGTCTGCACCGAGGCCAGCCCCGAAGGCTTCGACGTCGTGCAGTACAACTCGCTGACCACCACCAATGCCTCGGCGGACGTGCTGATGAACCGCCTGGTGGACTTCGATGCCGCCAGCGGCAAGCTGGTGCCGAGCCTGGCCGACAGCTGGACCGTCTCCGATGACGGCCTGACCTACGACTTCAAGCTGCACCCGGGCGTGAAGTTCCACCGTACCGACTACTTCAAGCCGACCCGCGACCTGAGCGCGGCCGACGTACGCTTCAGCTTCGAGCGCATGCTCGATCCGGCCAACCCCTGGCACCGGATCGCCCAGAGCGGCTTCCCGCACGCCCAGTCGCTGCAGCTGCCGGCACTGATCAAGCGCATCGAGGCCACCGACCCGCTGACCGTGCGCTTCACCCTGGACCACCCGGACTCGACCTTTCTCGCCACCCTGAGCATGGGCTTCGCCTCGATCTACTCGGCGGAGTACGCCGACAAGCTGATGGCGGCCAATACCCCGGAAAAACTCAACAGCCAGCCGATCGGCACCGGTCCGTTCGTCTTCGGCCGGTTCCAGAAGGATGCCGTGATCCGCTACAGCGCCAACCCGGACTACTTCGCCGGCAAACCGGCGGTCGACACCCTGGTGTTCGCGATCACTCCGGACGCCAACGTGCGCCTGCAGAAACTGCGGCGCAACGAGTGCCAGGTCGCCCTGTCGCCCAAGCCGCTGGACGTCGATTCGGCGAGCAGGGACCCGGCGCTCAAGGTGGAGAAGACCGCCGCCTTCATGACCGCCTTCCTCGCCATCAACAGCCAGCACCCACCACTGGACAAGCCTGAGGTGCGCCAGGCGATCAACCTGGCCTTCGACAAGACCAGCTACCTCAAGGCGGTCTTCGAGGACACCGCCGAAGCCGCCAATGGCCCGTACCCTCCCAATACCTGGAGCTACGCCAGGGAGCTGCCCGGCTACGCCCACGACCCGGAGAAAGCCAAGGCCCTGCTCGCCAAGGCCGGCCTGAAGAACGGCTTCCAGACCACCATCTGGACCCGTCCATCCGGCAGCCTGCTCAACCCGAACCCGAGCCTCGGCGCACAGCTGCTGCAGGCCGACCTCGCCGAAGTGGGCATCCAGGCGGAAATCCGCGTGATCGAATGGGGCGAACTGATCCGGCGCGCCAAGGCTGGCGAGCACGACCTGCTGTTCATGGGCTGGGCCGGCGACAACGGTGACCCGGACAACTTCCTGACCCCGCAATTCTCCTGCGCCGCCGTGAAATCCGGGACCAACTTCGCCCGCTACTGCGACGCCAACCTGGACAAGCTGATCAGCGCCGGCAAGACCACCAGCGAACAGGGCGTGCGCAGCAAGCTCTACCAGCAGGCCCAGGCGCAGATCCAGCAGCAGGCACTCTGGCTGCCGCTGGCCCACCCGACCGCCTTCGCCCTGGTGCGCAAGGACGTCCACGGCTACCAGGTGAGCCCGTTCGGTCGCCAGGACTTCGCCAAGGTCAGCGTCAAGCCTTGA
- the rpmB gene encoding 50S ribosomal protein L28, producing MSRVCQVTGKGPVTGNNISHANNKTRRRFLPNLQHHRFWVESEKRFVRLRVSAKGMRIIDKRGIDAVLAELRRDGKV from the coding sequence ATGTCTAGAGTCTGTCAAGTTACCGGTAAGGGTCCGGTGACTGGGAATAACATTTCCCACGCAAACAACAAAACCCGTCGTCGTTTCCTGCCTAACCTGCAGCATCACCGCTTCTGGGTTGAGTCGGAGAAGCGTTTCGTGCGCCTGCGCGTTTCCGCCAAGGGCATGCGTATCATCGACAAGCGCGGCATCGACGCCGTGCTGGCCGAACTGCGCCGTGATGGCAAGGTATAA
- a CDS encoding aldehyde dehydrogenase, translating into MTTLTRADWEQRARELKIEGRAYINGEYTAAVSNQTFECISPVDGRLLAQVASCDSADAQRAVENARATFDSGIWSRLAPAKRKATMIRFAALLKTNAEELALLETLDMGKPITDSLFIDVPGAAQALSWSGEAIDKLYDEVAATPHDQLGLVTREPVGVVGAIVPWNFPLLMACWKLGPALATGNSVILKPSEKSPLTAIRIAALAVEAGIPAGVLNVLPGYGHTVGKALALHMDVDTLVFTGSTKIAKQLLVYSGESNMKRVWLEAGGKSPNIVFADAPDLQAAAEAAASAIAFNQGEVCTAGSRLLVERSIKDTFLPLVVEALKGWKPGNPLDPETNVGALVDTQQMNTVLSYIDAGHADGAKLVIGGKRTLQETGGTYVEPTIFDGVTNAMKIAQEEIFGPVLSVLTFDTVEQAIQIANDTPYGLAAAVWTSNISKAHLTAKALRAGSVWVNQYDGGDMTAPFGGFKQSGNGRDKSLHAFDKYTELKATWIKL; encoded by the coding sequence ATGACCACCCTGACTCGTGCTGACTGGGAACAACGCGCCCGTGAGCTGAAGATTGAAGGCCGCGCCTATATCAACGGCGAATACACCGCCGCCGTTTCGAACCAGACTTTCGAATGCATCAGCCCGGTCGATGGCCGGCTGCTGGCCCAGGTTGCCAGCTGCGATAGCGCCGACGCCCAGCGCGCGGTGGAAAATGCCCGTGCCACCTTCGACTCCGGTATCTGGTCGCGCCTGGCCCCGGCCAAGCGCAAGGCGACGATGATCCGCTTTGCCGCGCTGCTGAAAACCAATGCCGAGGAGCTGGCCCTGCTCGAAACCCTCGACATGGGCAAGCCGATCACCGACTCGCTGTTCATCGACGTGCCGGGCGCAGCCCAGGCGCTGAGCTGGAGCGGCGAGGCCATCGACAAGCTCTACGATGAAGTCGCCGCAACCCCCCATGACCAACTGGGCCTGGTGACCCGCGAGCCGGTTGGCGTGGTCGGGGCTATCGTGCCGTGGAACTTCCCGCTGCTGATGGCCTGCTGGAAACTCGGCCCGGCCCTGGCCACCGGTAACTCGGTGATCCTCAAACCTTCGGAAAAATCCCCGCTGACCGCCATCCGCATCGCCGCCCTCGCCGTCGAGGCCGGCATCCCGGCCGGCGTGCTGAACGTGCTGCCTGGCTACGGCCACACCGTTGGCAAGGCCCTGGCCCTGCACATGGATGTCGACACCCTGGTGTTCACCGGTTCGACCAAGATCGCCAAGCAACTGCTGGTCTATTCCGGCGAGTCGAACATGAAGCGCGTCTGGCTCGAGGCCGGCGGCAAGAGCCCGAACATCGTCTTTGCCGACGCGCCGGACCTGCAGGCCGCCGCCGAGGCTGCCGCCAGCGCGATCGCCTTCAACCAGGGCGAAGTGTGCACCGCCGGTTCGCGCCTGCTGGTCGAGCGCTCGATCAAGGACACCTTCCTGCCGCTGGTGGTCGAGGCCCTCAAGGGCTGGAAACCGGGCAACCCGCTGGATCCGGAGACCAACGTCGGGGCCTTGGTGGATACCCAGCAGATGAACACCGTGCTGTCCTACATCGACGCCGGGCATGCCGATGGTGCCAAGCTGGTGATCGGCGGCAAGCGTACCCTGCAGGAAACCGGTGGGACCTATGTCGAGCCGACGATTTTCGACGGTGTGACCAACGCGATGAAGATTGCCCAGGAAGAGATCTTCGGTCCGGTGCTCTCGGTGCTTACCTTCGACACCGTCGAGCAGGCCATCCAGATCGCCAACGATACGCCGTATGGCCTGGCCGCCGCGGTCTGGACCTCGAATATCTCCAAGGCGCACCTGACCGCCAAGGCCCTGCGGGCCGGCAGCGTGTGGGTCAACCAGTACGACGGCGGCGACATGACTGCGCCGTTCGGTGGCTTCAAGCAGTCGGGCAACGGCCGTGACAAGTCGCTGCACGCGTTCGACAAGTACACCGAGCTGAAGGCGACCTGGATCAAGCTGTAA
- a CDS encoding phospholipase D family protein, with protein sequence MKPCLLLLALLLGGCASLDTPRVPSQALPAANSAFGRDLQAQAAAYQGRSGFRLLPNGGEAFRARAELIRNARTSLDLQYYIVHDGLSTRLLVDELLKAADRGVRVRILLDDTTSDGLDDIIATLAAHPHIQIRLFNPLDLGRSTLATRTLGRLFNLNLQHRRMHNKLWLADNSAAIVGGRNLGDEYFGAQQDLNFTDIDMLSVGPVAEQLGHSFDQYWNSALSKPIGEFLSRQPTASDLAETRERLVRSLIAWRQRNAALYQRLADYQYHPRMDTWRRELIWAWNQALWDSPSKVLAQDEPDPRLLLTTQLSPVLTSVHSELMMISAYFVPGQPGLVYLTGRADAGVSVSLLTNSLEATDVPAVHGGYAPYRKALLEHGVKLYELRRQPGDRSGSGPHLFHSGSSKGSDSSLHSKAMIFDRQKAFIGSFNFDPRSVLWNTEVGVLVDSPELAEHVRTLALQGMAPALSYEPRLEAGELVWVTEDNGQIHVLHREPGSWWRRINAWLTKRVGLERML encoded by the coding sequence TTGAAACCCTGTTTGCTGTTGCTTGCCCTGCTGCTGGGCGGATGCGCCTCACTGGACACTCCCCGGGTTCCCAGCCAGGCCCTGCCCGCCGCGAACTCGGCCTTCGGTCGCGACCTCCAGGCCCAGGCCGCGGCCTACCAGGGCCGCTCGGGCTTTCGCCTGTTGCCCAACGGTGGCGAAGCGTTCCGGGCCCGCGCCGAGTTGATCCGCAATGCCCGGACCAGCCTCGACCTGCAGTACTACATCGTCCATGACGGCCTGAGCACCCGGCTGCTGGTGGACGAACTGCTCAAGGCCGCCGACCGCGGCGTGCGGGTGCGCATCCTGCTGGACGACACCACCAGCGACGGCCTCGACGACATCATCGCCACCCTGGCCGCCCACCCGCATATCCAGATCCGCCTGTTCAACCCGCTGGACCTGGGCCGCAGCACCCTCGCCACGCGCACCCTCGGCCGCCTGTTCAACCTGAACCTGCAGCACCGGCGCATGCACAACAAGCTGTGGCTGGCCGACAACAGCGCAGCCATCGTCGGCGGACGTAACCTCGGCGACGAGTACTTCGGCGCCCAGCAGGACCTGAACTTCACCGACATCGACATGCTCAGCGTCGGGCCGGTGGCCGAACAACTCGGCCACAGTTTCGACCAGTACTGGAACAGTGCCCTGAGCAAGCCGATCGGCGAGTTCCTTTCGCGCCAGCCGACCGCCAGCGACCTGGCCGAGACCCGCGAACGCCTGGTGCGCTCGCTCATCGCCTGGCGCCAGCGCAATGCCGCGCTGTACCAGCGCCTGGCCGACTACCAGTACCACCCCAGGATGGACACCTGGCGCCGTGAACTGATCTGGGCCTGGAACCAGGCGCTGTGGGATTCGCCGAGCAAGGTGCTGGCCCAGGACGAACCCGATCCGCGCCTGCTGCTGACCACCCAGCTGTCACCGGTGCTGACCAGCGTCCACAGCGAACTGATGATGATTTCCGCGTACTTCGTCCCCGGCCAGCCCGGGCTGGTGTACCTGACCGGACGGGCCGATGCCGGGGTTTCGGTCAGCCTGCTGACCAACTCGCTGGAAGCCACCGACGTGCCGGCCGTGCATGGCGGCTACGCACCCTATCGCAAGGCGTTGCTGGAGCACGGGGTGAAACTGTATGAACTGCGGCGCCAGCCCGGCGACCGGAGCGGCAGCGGGCCGCACCTGTTCCACAGCGGCTCGTCCAAGGGTTCGGACTCCAGCCTGCACAGCAAGGCGATGATCTTCGACCGGCAGAAGGCCTTTATCGGCTCGTTCAATTTCGACCCGCGCTCGGTGCTGTGGAACACCGAAGTCGGGGTACTGGTGGACAGCCCGGAGCTGGCCGAGCACGTGCGCACCCTGGCCCTGCAGGGCATGGCCCCGGCGCTGAGCTACGAGCCGCGCCTGGAGGCCGGCGAACTGGTGTGGGTCACCGAAGACAACGGCCAGATCCATGTCCTGCACCGCGAGCCCGGCAGCTGGTGGCGCCGGATCAATGCCTGGCTGACCAAGCGTGTCGGGCTGGAGCGCATGCTCTAG
- the radC gene encoding RadC family protein has translation MSIRDWPAAERPREKLLEQGAASLSDAELLAIFLRTGVCGKSAVDLARHLLRQFGSLRSLLEAGPRDFSRELGLGPAKFAQLQAVLEMARRHLAERLRRDSALESPQAVRDYLKAMLRHEAHEVFGCLFLDTKHRVLAFEALFRGTIDNASVYPRQVVKRALAHNAAALILCHNHPSGVAEPSHADRLLTERLKTALELVDVRVLDHFVIGDGDPFSMMEHGMM, from the coding sequence ATGAGTATTCGTGATTGGCCGGCGGCGGAGCGGCCGCGGGAGAAATTGCTGGAGCAGGGGGCGGCCAGCCTGTCCGACGCCGAACTGCTGGCGATCTTCCTGCGCACCGGTGTGTGCGGCAAGAGCGCAGTGGATCTGGCGCGGCATCTGTTGAGGCAATTCGGTAGTTTGCGTAGCCTGCTGGAGGCTGGGCCGCGGGATTTCAGCCGGGAGTTGGGACTTGGGCCGGCGAAGTTCGCGCAGTTGCAGGCGGTGCTGGAAATGGCCCGCCGCCATCTGGCCGAGCGCCTGCGCCGCGACTCGGCGCTGGAAAGCCCGCAGGCCGTGCGGGATTACCTGAAGGCGATGTTGCGCCATGAGGCCCATGAGGTGTTCGGCTGCCTGTTCCTCGATACCAAGCACCGGGTGCTGGCCTTCGAGGCGCTGTTCCGCGGGACCATCGACAATGCCAGCGTGTACCCGCGGCAGGTGGTCAAGCGGGCACTGGCGCATAACGCGGCGGCGCTGATCCTCTGTCACAACCACCCTTCGGGGGTGGCCGAACCCAGCCACGCCGACCGGCTGCTGACCGAACGGCTGAAAACTGCGCTGGAGCTGGTGGATGTGCGGGTGCTCGATCATTTCGTCATCGGTGACGGCGACCCGTTCTCGATGATGGAGCATGGGATGATGTAG
- a CDS encoding cupin domain-containing protein, translating into MNIQDIVDFSEANTAPERFRPAPEKILKGDPEQTVFNHYDSPCGQMNAGVWEGAVGQWTVNYTEHEYCEIVQGVSVLRDNDGNAKTLRTGDRFVIPAGFKGTWEVLEHCRKIYVVFEQKA; encoded by the coding sequence ATGAACATCCAGGACATCGTCGACTTCAGTGAAGCCAACACCGCGCCCGAGCGCTTCCGCCCGGCACCGGAGAAGATCCTCAAGGGCGATCCGGAGCAGACGGTCTTCAACCACTACGACAGCCCCTGCGGGCAGATGAATGCCGGCGTCTGGGAAGGCGCGGTCGGCCAGTGGACCGTGAACTACACCGAGCATGAATACTGCGAGATCGTCCAGGGTGTCTCGGTATTGCGCGACAACGACGGCAACGCCAAGACCTTGCGCACCGGCGACCGCTTCGTGATCCCGGCCGGTTTCAAGGGCACCTGGGAGGTGCTGGAGCACTGCCGCAAGATCTACGTGGTGTTCGAACAGAAGGCCTGA
- a CDS encoding MFS transporter: MRWATYFAVLASVLSVGLALGVSMPLVSLRLESWGYGSFAIGVMAAMPAIGVLVGASLSSRLAARVGTARLMASCLWAGAFSIGLLALLPSYPVWLVLRLMIGVILTIVFILGESWINQLVVEQWRGRLVALYGSSYALSQLAGPLLLAAVGTEHDYGFWVGVALLVTSPFLLLGRSGAPSAESGRVTLMDLLGFCRNLPAIAWAISLFAAFEAMILTLLPVYCLRQGFTADIALAMVSTVVVGDALLQLPIGALADRISRRAMFIGCAVALMLSSLAVPLLIDTLLIWPLWVLFGASAGGLFTLSLILIGERYRDDALVRANAHVAQLWGIGCLIGPLAAGAGSQWVSGHALPLFMAVGALGLVILVFRQGAFGRADPVAA, translated from the coding sequence ATGCGTTGGGCGACCTATTTCGCCGTCCTGGCTTCGGTCCTCAGTGTCGGCCTGGCACTGGGGGTGAGCATGCCGCTGGTATCGCTGCGCCTGGAAAGCTGGGGTTATGGCTCGTTCGCCATCGGTGTCATGGCGGCGATGCCGGCCATCGGTGTGCTGGTGGGTGCCAGCCTGTCCAGCCGGCTGGCGGCGCGTGTGGGTACGGCCCGGCTGATGGCCTCGTGCCTGTGGGCCGGGGCCTTTTCCATCGGTTTGCTGGCGCTGCTGCCGAGCTACCCGGTGTGGCTGGTGCTGCGCCTGATGATCGGGGTGATCCTGACCATCGTGTTCATCCTCGGTGAAAGTTGGATCAACCAACTGGTGGTCGAGCAATGGCGTGGTCGCCTGGTGGCGCTCTACGGCAGCAGCTACGCGTTGAGCCAACTGGCCGGGCCGCTGCTGTTGGCGGCGGTGGGGACCGAGCATGACTATGGCTTCTGGGTCGGCGTAGCGTTGCTGGTGACCTCGCCGTTCCTCCTGTTGGGGCGTAGCGGGGCGCCGAGTGCGGAGTCCGGGCGGGTGACGCTGATGGACCTGCTGGGCTTCTGTCGCAACCTGCCGGCGATCGCCTGGGCCATCTCGCTGTTCGCCGCGTTCGAGGCAATGATCCTCACCCTGCTGCCGGTGTACTGCCTGCGCCAGGGCTTCACGGCGGACATCGCCCTGGCGATGGTCAGCACCGTGGTGGTCGGCGACGCGTTGCTGCAACTGCCGATCGGTGCGTTGGCCGACCGCATATCGCGGCGGGCGATGTTCATCGGCTGTGCGGTGGCGCTGATGCTGTCGAGCCTGGCGGTGCCGCTGTTGATCGACACCCTGCTGATCTGGCCGCTGTGGGTGCTGTTCGGCGCGAGTGCGGGCGGCTTGTTCACGCTGTCGCTGATTCTCATCGGCGAGCGTTATCGCGATGATGCGCTGGTTCGCGCCAATGCTCACGTGGCCCAGCTGTGGGGCATCGGTTGCCTGATCGGGCCTTTGGCGGCGGGGGCCGGCAGCCAGTGGGTCAGTGGGCATGCCCTGCCGCTGTTCATGGCGGTGGGGGCCCTGGGCCTGGTGATCCTGGTGTTCCGCCAGGGGGCGTTCGGCCGGGCGGACCCGGTGGCGGCCTAG
- the rpmG gene encoding 50S ribosomal protein L33, with protein sequence MRELIRLISSAGTGHFYTTDKNKRTTPDKIEIKKYDPVVRKHVIYKEGKIK encoded by the coding sequence ATGCGTGAATTGATTCGTCTGATCTCGAGCGCCGGTACTGGTCATTTCTACACGACTGACAAGAACAAGCGCACTACTCCGGACAAAATCGAGATCAAGAAATATGATCCGGTTGTTCGCAAGCACGTGATCTACAAGGAAGGCAAAATCAAGTAA